TCATGTCCTTTTTTTGGTTTCACCTGTTTAGTTTATGAATGACACAGTTGTGGAGACTTACTAATGCTTTATCTGTACATTTGATATTGGTTATTTTTCTGTTTTTTGCATTAGTCTGAGGaagtggaaggagagggttctgacAAGTCTAAGTCTGAGGTGGATGATGAagaagatggagatggagatggagaggtGATTTTTTCCCTACactaatgtttatgatttgtgtAATTTGGCgtatatggttcttgtcattgtATTATTTCCCTAAACTTATTacaggaagaagaggatgaggagtAAAATTGGCAGCAATGTGATCTGTGGAAGggcccttttcttttcttttctttctagttgTGAAAAAAGGGATAGTTCTAGAAATCAAATGCTGTTGTGGCTTGTCCATGCACTGGAAAGGAAACCATGTAGCCCTTTGGCCTTTTAGAGGCTCCTCTAACCCTTTTTTCGTATCTTTTTTGTGAAAATACTAGTAATGGAATATCGACTTTTTCTTGTATCATGTGTTTCTTCACTGTTTCTTTTTGTTGTTCGTGATTGTAGTTTGTGCTTTCAATTGTTTAGAGCATTGTATTATTTCCCTAAACTTATTacaggaagaagaggatgaggagtAAAATTGGCAGCAATGTGATCTGTGGAAGggcccttttcttttctttcttttctttctagttgTGAAAAAAGGGATAGTTCTAGAAATCAAATGCTGTTGTGGCTTGTCCATGCACTGGAAAGGAAACCATGTAGCCCTTTGGCCTTTTAGAGGCTTCTCTAACccttttttcttatcttttttgtGAAAATACTAGTAATGGAATATCGACTTTTCTTTGTATCGTGTGTTTCTTCACTGTTTCTTTTTGTTGTTCGTGATTGTAGTTTGTGCTTTCAGTTGTTTAGAGCATTCTGCCATCACAGTTTCCGTATGCAAATGCTGCAAGGATCATTTTATTTCAAATTTGATTAATGGGGGTGTTTGTGGGTCTTGCTACATACATAATGAAAGCTGATAACTAAGCTTACAATTATTATGACATGAATTGAATATATTTCCAAGAGAAAGTTTACATTGGTGTTtctcattatttttcttaatgcAGTTGAAGATTGTTGTCACATAACATTATATGAATGTTGAAGTAGCTTTAGGCAAGATCTACTGCAACAGTATATTGTAAGTTTATCAGgcaaattatatattatccttataattaattctttttagtatcttagttttttttttttaaaaaaatatatatatatatttattatttatgaaagtaaaatattttatcttgtttTTTCTTAATTCTGTTAATGAAAATATTACTAGTGATAAATCGAAATGAGATAGAATTAGTATATACTCAATagtaaattatataaaattttcattaatAGAATTAATGATGTAAGGCAAAACAGGATTAGATatgttaatataatatttaaaataaaaataaaaattaatatattaaagaTAATGTTTAATTAGTCTTAAGTTTACCAACAATCTGTCTAGTTTTGAGAACGAACATGCACTGTATTCTTGAGAAAAGCAACTCTGATGTTTCCGGCACTGGTTGATCAATCACAATTTACTAAGGTGATCAGCTATGACCAATGTGTTTTCAGAGAACAAATCAAATGATTCGAGTAATTAGTACCAATGATAACATTCGAAGACATTAAATGTTGCAACAAATAATCTGTGCATGAGATATCAAGCTGTGAACTGCAGAGGAGTTCACTGGCAAGGGACGATGGTAGGATCCATGGGTGTGGAAGGGCTTCGATCGCAGAGTTCTGGATTTATCGTGATTACTCCTTCATCCtgattaaagaagaaaaaatgatgataattggtTATACTATATTAAGGGAATTTTGTGATTGAAATAAGATGGATGAGAGAATTGATAAACCTTGGCAAGGTTTCTGAAGAAGGTAGTGTTGTAGTTGCCTGTTGGGAAGAAAGCCTCCATTAGATCTGCTAAAACCAGCTGTGGCTGGGAGATGGCTCCATCAAACCAGTCTTGGAAACACATGAAACCATATGAATTAACACACACAGTTGATACAGGAAGCCATTTACTTGCACAGGAAGCAGACACCATTAGCATGCATAAATAAACATGTAGAATCTCATAAAAGCCCTCAGCTTGACATCATTACAACTCTCTCATAGAATTACTGAGCATTTGATGATATTGCATCAAAAAGGATTTTGATAAATAGATAGATTAAAAGCCATGCATGAGTATTTTGACAAGAATAATGATGGTAAGTTGCAGTACAACTCTTTTACCACAATATGTAATTTATTACTCGACTGCATAATCTTGAGAATTTGACTTAGCCTCCTAGTATGAACTCACATTTGATTCAAAGCATAGAGAACTCCTATTATAGAATTGAGAAATATGTTGTGAAAGGGATAATTTTCATTCATTCACGGGATAAGTATTTATACAGGTTTTAAGAGAGAGATTTTTCTCAATCATATAATTAAATCATGCAATCATAGATTGTTTGAGGATATAAAGAATACAAGAATATCATTGTATGTGTATTTTTATCATAATCTTTTATCGCCTACCGATGAGATGAATTCAGTGAAGAATGACTTACCAACGATTACAGAATTGTAGACCCTCTTATCGTAACGCCATAGCCTTTGATTGGTCAGAAAGACAAACCGGGAGCTGTCTCCCGTGTCCATGTTCTCCAGAAATGTCGATAACTTGTATTCTGCAGGATCCAATGCATATGTCTGATCGATCACAACATCCAACGTCTGATCACAGAAAAGAAGCCTTTACCTACCAAGGTTTTGATGCTGAAACTTAACTGCTGTTCTAATTACATCCACACAGATGATGAATATAATGAAAAGAACTTCCTCTCGAAATCTTTTAATACGGCTTGAGCTTCCATAGACTACTATTTagaggatttgcaattcattgtttAAGATAATAAACTCCAGTGCACAAAAACATGTGATGAAACCTTACACAAAGGATCGCATGGAAATTGTCCATATCATCAGGATCTGAAATATTATAGCTATTGTCGCTGACAGTGTCATCAATGTTCTCTCCTCCTGCATCCCTTACATACTGCAATGGGGTATCTAAAATAAGCAAAATGCTGTGCAATTCTTTCATTATATGAATTCATAAAAGATACAAAATTTCCTACCTGCAACTTATAACTTTCTTTGGCAAAAGACCATATTCCCTGCAAAGTTAGAGACCAACAGGTTTAATACAAACATCTATATCATCTACATAAATCTAAACTGCTTGGTTGGTCAGCCGAATTCAAATGTAAACTATTAGCCATGATCTGACACACAAAAGTTTATGATAAACCTGGTTGTAATCCACCCATGCTACGATCGGCTTGAACTTGGTCGTAAGGCTTGCAGCAACTTTTGTTAAGCATATATAGTTTGCTTTAACCTGGAATATTTTACTAGTTAGAGATGCATAGAGATGTCCTCCAGATGATAAACAATTTCAAATTTGTCACTGTGTATCAAACTATTTACCCTGTGTAGATCTTGTACATAGTTTCTCAAATATGAAGATAATACATCTTATTGTTATGGGTCTAAAGATCAAAGGATAAATAACttgatgcaaaaagaaaaaaatgacagAAAGTGGAAGCCAAAAGTTAGGCTGGTCTTACAGCATCATATACTGAATTTGCTCTGACTTCTGAGTTTGTGAAAGTAGCCAGGTACTTGATCCATTCTGCTCTCTTTAGGACATCCATGATAGAAACCAAAAAGCTCTATTAGAAGTGATTATTTCctttcatatacatatataaggaTTTAGATAAGATCAAGAATCTTTGCAAGAGGTGACACTAATTCATGCACTGTCATAAGATGTATAGATTACCATCTTACCTGCAAGGGAGTCCTTTCATCCAGTGGTACAAAAGCTGCAAAATTGCAGGCTTGTTCTTCTTCTACATTGCTTATGAAATGTGCCGTGAATTGCGACagttgttgcatgtctttcttattGACTAGTTGGATACTACCAGTAACCAATAATTTAAGAACACACTCCGAAGTAATTTGGTCTGATGTCATTGCCTTGAAGTTACCTAGCAGACCCAGCAACTGCAAGTAACACCAATTAGAAGGGAAGAGAACCGAAGGCATAGTGCAGGCTAAGACGGCACATGATATTTATGGACTACTCAATTCAGATTCCACAAAGCAACTTTTGATATTCGCAGTAAACATTGTTACTTGCGCAGGAACACTCCTCACCTCAAAGAAAGACACTGCGAAAGTCCAATGAGAAACAAGCATTAGTGTTCCTCTTCTGATCAAGTAAAATAAAATGATATGTATGACAAGTTTTTAAACACTTTGTTTAAGCTAGGAAGGTACATCAGGaactaagaaaagaaagaaatattctgCAAGAAGAATTGTCATGAAAGTTAATATATTTCCTAGCAGTTATCTGGATTTAGAAATGTGGAGATTACAATGAAGTAAAAGCTAAACATATGATAGTAGGCCATGATCAAATAGCATAAGCTTAAGCTTATGGGTAGCACTGGTGTCCAATACTTGTAATCCTCAGAATTATATTTCCCCAACAAATGGCATCAGAACCAGGCTTGGTCACTGAGTTAGGTTGTATCCATGTGCAATCAACACATCCAAGTCTTTCCCTACTTGATGTACTTCCTGGAAGCTATCTCTCAATATTATCTTCAGGCAATGACAGGATGACTATGTGCTCATAATCTTGAGCCTCCAGGTTCCTCTCAGGACAAAGTTCCAATCAGGACCATACATTAGGATATCAATTAGATCTTAGGACCAACTAGGATAATTTTGGGGTCATAAATTAGATCAAAATCTCTGAACTTCTTTCATGCTTGATCTCTAAGCTCCTTCCATGGATTCCCTATTCTCTCTTTTGGTTGCTAGCAACTGCAACCACTCTACAAATACTTCATTTTCAGCTCAAATGATACCACTGAAACAGGTAGCTATCTGGATGACACAGCCATTGGTCCAAACATAAGGGTGATGCAACATTTACCATCCACATCTTAGCAGCTGGCTACCGAAATTGATCTCAAGTTGTGATGGGTGGATAGTGGATCTTCAATTCCTAACAAACAATGCAGCACTTATGTAACAAGTAAAGATTTCCTATGCAATGCAGACAAGAAAGCATTTGCTGATAATTCTTAAGAGGCTTAAAGGTCCACCGACCGAAGGTTTATGGAAGGAACAAGGAGGAATACCGGGAAGATTCGTAGTGTCGACAGAGTAATTGGAGAGTGGGACGACGAAGGACTTGATCCTGCCGGTGCAGTACTTTGTTCTTGCAGCCATCCTAGAATTACTCTTTAAGAT
The DNA window shown above is from Musa acuminata AAA Group cultivar baxijiao chromosome BXJ2-4, Cavendish_Baxijiao_AAA, whole genome shotgun sequence and carries:
- the LOC135611044 gene encoding uncharacterized protein LOC135611044, whose amino-acid sequence is MAPSSWLPLFFLALYQLALPVEAAAKASPVVGNICRVDDAELFHVYYGQSFKVIKNSIDGKSYLLMQSNSRMAARTKYCTGRIKSFVVPLSNYSVDTTNLPVSFFELLGLLGNFKAMTSDQITSECVLKLLVTGSIQLVNKKDMQQLSQFTAHFISNVEEEQACNFAAFVPLDERTPLQRAEWIKYLATFTNSEVRANSVYDAVKANYICLTKVAASLTTKFKPIVAWVDYNQGIWSFAKESYKLQYVRDAGGENIDDTVSDNSYNISDPDDMDNFHAILCTLDVVIDQTYALDPAEYKLSTFLENMDTGDSSRFVFLTNQRLWRYDKRVYNSVIVDWFDGAISQPQLVLADLMEAFFPTGNYNTTFFRNLAKDEGVITINPELCDRSPSTPMDPTIVPCQ